Proteins encoded in a region of the Massilia sp. UMI-21 genome:
- a CDS encoding NAD-dependent succinate-semialdehyde dehydrogenase, translating to MTTSSYPDTRLLIANEWQDATGGKTIPVLNPATGQAIGSVAHAGIADLDRALAAAQQGFEAWRFVPAAERAATMRRAANLLRERAGDIARLLTQEQGKPLAEAKMEAMAGAEIIDWFAAEGMRVYGRIVPARNPAAQQLVLKEPVGPVAAFTPWNFPINQIVRKLAAALATGCSFLCKAPEETPASPAALFQCFVDAGVPPGVVGLVFGDPAEISSYLIPHPVIRKVTFTGSTPVGKQLAALAGAHMKRATMELGGHAPVIIAADADVNLAVKAAGGAKFRNAGQVCISPTRFLVHNAIKDEFTRALVKHAESLKLGDGLAEGTTLGPLANARRLTAMSQVIDDARAKGATVATGGARVGDAGNFFAPTILADVPLEASVFNDEPFGPVAAIRGFDSLEDAIAEANRLPYGLAGYAFTSSIKNAQLLMNRVEVGMLWINQPATPSAELPFGGIKDSGYGSEGGPEALESYLNTKAVSMVGV from the coding sequence ATGACGACTTCCAGCTATCCCGATACCCGACTCCTCATCGCCAACGAATGGCAAGACGCGACCGGCGGCAAGACGATCCCGGTGCTGAACCCGGCTACCGGCCAGGCGATCGGCAGCGTGGCCCATGCCGGCATCGCCGACCTGGACCGCGCCCTGGCGGCCGCGCAGCAGGGCTTCGAGGCCTGGCGCTTCGTGCCGGCCGCCGAGCGTGCCGCCACCATGCGCCGCGCCGCCAACCTGCTGCGCGAGCGCGCCGGCGACATCGCCCGCCTGCTGACCCAGGAGCAGGGCAAGCCGCTGGCCGAAGCGAAGATGGAAGCCATGGCCGGCGCCGAGATCATCGACTGGTTCGCCGCCGAAGGCATGCGCGTGTACGGCCGCATCGTCCCGGCGCGCAACCCGGCGGCCCAGCAGCTGGTGCTGAAGGAGCCGGTCGGCCCGGTCGCCGCCTTCACGCCCTGGAACTTCCCGATCAACCAGATCGTGCGCAAGCTGGCCGCGGCGCTGGCGACCGGCTGCTCCTTCCTGTGCAAGGCGCCGGAAGAAACCCCGGCGTCCCCCGCGGCACTGTTCCAGTGCTTCGTCGATGCCGGCGTGCCGCCGGGCGTGGTGGGCCTGGTGTTCGGCGACCCGGCCGAGATCTCCAGCTACCTGATCCCGCATCCGGTGATCCGCAAGGTCACCTTCACCGGCTCGACCCCGGTCGGCAAGCAGCTGGCCGCGCTGGCCGGCGCCCACATGAAGCGCGCCACCATGGAGCTGGGCGGCCATGCGCCGGTGATCATCGCGGCCGACGCCGACGTCAACCTGGCGGTCAAGGCCGCCGGCGGCGCCAAGTTCCGTAATGCGGGCCAGGTGTGCATTTCGCCGACCCGCTTCCTGGTCCACAATGCGATCAAGGACGAGTTCACCCGCGCCCTGGTCAAGCATGCCGAAAGCCTGAAGCTCGGCGACGGCCTGGCGGAGGGGACCACCCTCGGCCCGCTGGCCAATGCGCGCCGCCTGACGGCGATGTCGCAGGTGATCGACGATGCGCGCGCCAAGGGCGCGACGGTCGCCACCGGCGGCGCGCGCGTTGGCGACGCCGGCAACTTCTTCGCTCCGACCATCCTGGCCGACGTGCCCCTGGAAGCGAGCGTCTTCAACGACGAGCCCTTCGGTCCGGTGGCGGCGATTCGCGGCTTCGACAGCCTGGAAGACGCGATCGCGGAGGCCAACCGCCTGCCGTACGGCCTGGCCGGCTATGCCTTCACCAGCTCGATCAAGAACGCCCAGCTCCTGATGAACCGCGTCGAAGTCGGCATGCTCTGGATTAACCAGCCGGCCACCCCGAGCGCCGAGCTGCCCTTCGGCGGCATCAAGGATTCGGGCTAT
- a CDS encoding ATP-dependent 6-phosphofructokinase — MQASIQRIAVTTGGGDAPGLNAVIRAVVLASSGHGWECWGIRDGFNGLLAPHSCLGEPVLRLLPEAVHGIGHLGGTILGSTNRGNPLRYPVRRDGAPGEEDRSDELVGLCRHHGFDALVMVGGDSSMEIADCLHRKGLPVVGVPKTIDNDLDRTIQTFGFDTAVGFATECIDRLHTTADSQHRVMVVEVMGRYAGWIALHAGMAGGAHVILLPEIPFDIDAVAAAIARRDALGRGHTIVVVAEGAQPRGEGRALRAGAGAGHAERLGGIGAWVEGRLAERTGKDCRSVVLGHLLRGGAPSAFDRVVSARFGAAAVRALAAGQAGVMVALGEGGVGTVPLGEVAGHSRLVPLDGDTLRTARDLGICLGDGAP; from the coding sequence ATGCAAGCTTCCATCCAGCGCATTGCCGTCACCACCGGCGGCGGCGACGCCCCCGGCCTGAACGCCGTGATCCGTGCGGTCGTGCTCGCGTCCAGTGGGCACGGCTGGGAGTGCTGGGGCATCCGCGACGGCTTCAACGGCCTGTTGGCGCCGCACAGCTGCCTGGGCGAACCGGTGTTGCGCCTGCTGCCCGAGGCGGTGCACGGCATCGGGCATCTCGGCGGCACCATCCTCGGCAGCACCAACCGCGGCAATCCCTTGCGCTATCCGGTGCGCCGCGACGGCGCCCCCGGCGAGGAAGACCGCAGCGACGAGCTGGTCGGCCTGTGCCGCCATCACGGATTCGACGCCCTGGTGATGGTGGGCGGCGACAGCTCGATGGAGATCGCCGACTGCCTGCATCGCAAGGGACTGCCCGTGGTCGGCGTGCCCAAGACCATCGACAATGACCTCGACCGCACCATCCAGACCTTCGGCTTCGACACCGCGGTGGGCTTTGCCACCGAATGCATCGACCGCCTGCACACCACGGCGGACAGCCAGCACCGGGTGATGGTGGTGGAGGTGATGGGGCGCTACGCCGGCTGGATCGCCCTGCACGCGGGCATGGCCGGCGGCGCCCATGTGATCCTGCTGCCCGAGATCCCCTTCGACATCGATGCGGTGGCTGCCGCGATTGCCCGCCGCGATGCGCTCGGGCGCGGCCACACGATCGTGGTGGTGGCCGAGGGCGCACAGCCGCGCGGCGAGGGCCGCGCGCTGCGGGCCGGCGCCGGCGCCGGGCACGCCGAACGGCTGGGCGGCATCGGCGCCTGGGTCGAGGGCCGGCTGGCCGAGCGCACCGGCAAGGATTGCCGCAGCGTGGTGCTGGGCCACCTGCTGCGCGGCGGCGCGCCATCCGCCTTCGATCGCGTGGTGTCCGCGCGCTTCGGGGCCGCCGCCGTGCGCGCGCTCGCGGCCGGGCAGGCCGGTGTCATGGTGGCGCTGGGCGAGGGGGGCGTCGGCACCGTCCCGCTGGGCGAGGTGGCGGGGCACAGCAGGCTGGTGCCGCTGGACGGGGACACGCTGCGCACGGCGCGCGATCTTGGCATCTGCCTGGGCGATGGCGCGCCTTGA
- a CDS encoding acetylxylan esterase, with protein sequence MMVLLRTSAAAGAISVAAAVLATAQLAWPGAARAAAPAVLQVAQAVLGDAPLKVQLTRPDWTYRVGEPAAFVIKIDRQPYPAEGIRISYRLGPDMLEGAERSALVPQEGLRLPIPVQERPGFVRCIVTASLDGKRYEGVATAAFSPLALRPVQAEPADFDAFWAAQKQDLAAVEPAYRLAPAPALSTPEVEVSYLSFQNVGPGKRATNIYGVLSVPRGPGPFAAVLHVPGAGVRGYKGTPSLAANGFITLQIGIHGIPVDLPDELYEQLNYGALDAYNRYNLDNPRSYYYRRVYLGTLRALDYLASHPKWNGRHLIVQGGSQGGQLAIMASALDPRVSLTLASYPAYSDVTGYLHERAGGWPGLFRKDAAGQRQDLPIAPKAATSAYYDTVNFARRLHAPVLYYAGYNDMVTPPTSTFAVYNVMPTARTFVVEPQQVHLTSQAHRETMERWMLEHAQGRR encoded by the coding sequence ATGATGGTCCTGCTGCGCACATCCGCCGCCGCGGGGGCGATCTCGGTTGCGGCAGCGGTGCTGGCCACGGCCCAGCTGGCGTGGCCCGGCGCGGCACGGGCCGCCGCCCCGGCGGTGCTGCAGGTGGCGCAGGCCGTCCTCGGCGACGCGCCGCTGAAAGTGCAGCTCACGCGCCCCGACTGGACCTACCGGGTGGGCGAGCCGGCCGCCTTCGTCATCAAGATCGACAGGCAGCCGTATCCGGCCGAAGGCATACGCATCAGCTACCGGCTGGGGCCGGACATGCTGGAAGGCGCCGAGCGCAGCGCCTTGGTCCCGCAGGAGGGCTTGCGCCTGCCGATTCCGGTGCAGGAGCGGCCCGGCTTCGTCCGCTGCATCGTCACGGCCAGCCTGGACGGCAAGCGCTACGAGGGCGTGGCCACCGCGGCCTTCAGCCCGCTCGCGCTGCGCCCGGTCCAGGCCGAGCCGGCGGATTTCGACGCCTTCTGGGCGGCGCAGAAGCAAGACCTGGCCGCGGTCGAGCCGGCCTACCGCCTGGCGCCGGCGCCCGCGCTCTCCACGCCCGAGGTCGAGGTGTCGTATTTGAGCTTCCAGAACGTCGGCCCCGGCAAGCGCGCCACCAACATCTACGGCGTGCTGTCGGTGCCGCGCGGTCCCGGCCCGTTCGCGGCGGTGCTGCACGTGCCGGGCGCGGGCGTGCGCGGCTACAAGGGTACGCCCAGCCTGGCCGCGAACGGCTTCATCACCTTGCAGATCGGGATCCACGGCATCCCGGTCGACTTGCCGGACGAGCTCTACGAGCAGCTCAACTACGGGGCGCTCGATGCCTACAACCGCTACAACCTGGACAACCCGCGCAGCTACTACTACCGCCGGGTCTACCTGGGCACGCTGCGCGCGCTCGACTACCTGGCCAGCCACCCGAAATGGAACGGCCGCCACCTGATCGTCCAGGGCGGCAGCCAGGGCGGGCAGCTGGCGATCATGGCCAGCGCGCTGGACCCGCGGGTATCGCTGACCCTGGCCTCGTATCCGGCCTACAGCGACGTCACCGGCTACCTGCACGAGCGCGCGGGCGGCTGGCCCGGACTGTTCCGCAAGGACGCGGCGGGACAGCGGCAAGACCTGCCGATCGCGCCGAAGGCCGCCACCTCGGCCTACTACGACACGGTGAACTTCGCCAGGCGCCTGCATGCCCCGGTGCTGTACTACGCAGGCTACAACGACATGGTAACGCCGCCGACCTCGACCTTCGCGGTGTACAACGTGATGCCCACGGCCCGCACCTTCGTCGTCGAGCCGCAGCAGGTGCACCTGACTTCGCAGGCGCATCGCGAGACGATGGAGCGCTGGATGCTCGAGCATGCGCAGGGGCGGCGCTAG
- a CDS encoding PEP-CTERM sorting domain-containing protein has translation MKKLHMLFALALAVLSQSVWAAPIGWYDYQATWRDGTFKGQFYYDSSAAARITAVKGTLVDLVQTTSIDKNAYLDYDEIAAWNFLSNTNPADMGGHDAGFYLTLLDLGATLTVDAAGLNGLYDWSSASQYIDDSPLLSFTLGQANAVPEPGSTVLLLAGMAGLFSLRRARSQRA, from the coding sequence ATGAAAAAGCTTCACATGCTGTTCGCACTGGCGCTGGCCGTGTTGTCGCAATCCGTATGGGCGGCGCCGATCGGCTGGTATGATTACCAGGCCACGTGGCGCGACGGGACATTCAAGGGACAGTTCTACTACGACAGCAGTGCCGCGGCGCGCATCACGGCGGTCAAGGGCACGCTGGTCGACCTGGTCCAGACGACCAGCATCGACAAGAACGCCTACCTCGACTACGACGAGATCGCAGCCTGGAACTTCCTCAGCAATACGAATCCGGCGGACATGGGTGGCCATGATGCCGGCTTCTACCTCACGCTGCTGGACCTGGGCGCGACGCTGACGGTGGACGCCGCGGGGCTCAACGGCCTGTACGACTGGAGCAGCGCGTCGCAGTATATCGACGATTCGCCCCTGCTTTCCTTCACCCTGGGACAGGCCAATGCGGTGCCGGAGCCGGGAAGCACAGTGCTGCTGCTGGCCGGGATGGCCGGCCTGTTCTCGCTGCGCCGCGCGCGCTCGCAGCGCGCATGA
- a CDS encoding carbohydrate-binding protein: MSHPTARAATLLLALLAAAGSASAVITLPGKQIENLNRGAVAIGAGSGVFVSWRQLAQDPAGIGFNVYRGGTKLNAAPLNALNFTDPSGTAADSYTVREVVAGVEQPGSSAGATWAKPYLAIPVQAPAAGVTPTGEAYTYEINDGAPADLDGDGSYEIIVKWQPTNAKDNSQSGYTGNTYLDAYKLDGTRMWRIDLGRNIRAGAHYTTFVAYDFDGDGQAELMAKTADGTVDGQGTVIGSSSADHRNANGYILSGPEYLTVFNGLTGAAMKTVDYLPARGVVSSWGDNYGNRVDRFLGGVANLDGNRPSAIFSRGYYTRAVIAAWDWRDGALTSRWVFDSDVAGAAARGQGAHWFATGDANDDGRDDIVFGAATIDSYGQLLYTTGLGHGDALHFGKFDPGRPGQQVYMVHESPSAYGASGSGLHDAATGALIWGASGSNADVGRGVCFDVDPAYPGAECWASRGGLRGIDGALINASAPGSMNFGVWWDGDLLREPMGSRAVQKWIPATRTFATLLDAGAYGATTNNGTKATPVLSADLFGDWREEIVFRNTGNTELMVFSTTIPTGTRINTLMHNPQYRSQVAAQNAGYNQPPHTSFYLGHGASAFPQEPVHVPYDGSGTVQAETAIVSGNTAVKADRAGYRHLGFLNFPLKGGAAEFQRINGGAGGVKTITIRYANGNPTPRTGVLRVNGQPQAISFRITGSWTAWTTMAATVNLAPGQANTLRFESTGQGLGNIDELIVP, translated from the coding sequence ATGAGCCACCCAACAGCGCGCGCCGCGACCCTCTTGCTTGCACTACTGGCCGCGGCCGGCAGTGCCAGCGCCGTCATCACCCTGCCGGGCAAGCAGATCGAAAACCTGAATCGCGGCGCGGTCGCGATCGGCGCCGGTTCCGGTGTGTTCGTCAGCTGGCGCCAGTTGGCGCAGGACCCGGCCGGCATCGGCTTCAACGTCTATCGCGGCGGCACGAAGCTCAATGCGGCGCCGCTGAATGCGCTGAACTTCACCGACCCGTCCGGGACGGCGGCGGACAGCTATACCGTGCGCGAGGTCGTGGCCGGGGTCGAGCAGCCGGGCAGCAGCGCCGGCGCGACCTGGGCCAAGCCTTACCTGGCGATCCCGGTGCAGGCGCCGGCCGCCGGCGTGACCCCCACCGGCGAGGCCTACACCTACGAGATCAACGATGGTGCGCCGGCCGACCTGGACGGCGACGGCAGCTACGAGATCATCGTCAAGTGGCAGCCCACCAATGCCAAGGACAACTCGCAGTCGGGCTACACCGGCAACACCTACCTGGATGCCTACAAGCTCGATGGCACCCGGATGTGGCGCATCGACCTGGGCAGGAACATCCGCGCCGGGGCCCATTACACCACCTTCGTCGCCTACGACTTCGACGGCGACGGCCAGGCCGAGCTGATGGCCAAGACCGCCGACGGCACGGTGGACGGGCAGGGCACGGTGATCGGTTCGAGCAGCGCCGACCACCGCAACGCCAACGGCTACATCCTGAGCGGCCCGGAATACCTGACCGTGTTCAACGGCTTGACCGGCGCGGCCATGAAGACCGTCGACTACCTGCCCGCGCGCGGGGTCGTGTCGTCCTGGGGCGACAATTACGGCAACCGGGTCGACCGCTTCCTGGGCGGTGTGGCCAACCTGGACGGCAACCGTCCGAGCGCGATCTTCTCGCGCGGCTACTATACCCGCGCGGTGATCGCGGCCTGGGACTGGCGCGACGGCGCCCTGACCAGCCGCTGGGTGTTCGACAGCGACGTCGCCGGCGCCGCCGCACGCGGGCAGGGCGCGCACTGGTTCGCCACCGGCGACGCCAACGACGACGGCCGCGACGACATCGTGTTTGGCGCCGCCACCATCGACAGCTACGGCCAGCTGCTCTACACCACCGGGCTGGGGCATGGCGATGCGCTCCACTTCGGCAAGTTCGATCCAGGCCGTCCGGGCCAGCAGGTCTACATGGTGCACGAGAGCCCGTCGGCCTACGGCGCCAGCGGCTCGGGCCTGCACGACGCCGCCACCGGTGCGCTGATCTGGGGCGCCAGCGGTTCCAATGCCGACGTCGGGCGCGGCGTCTGCTTCGATGTCGATCCCGCTTACCCCGGCGCCGAGTGCTGGGCCTCGCGCGGCGGCCTGCGCGGCATTGACGGCGCCCTCATCAACGCGAGCGCGCCGGGTTCGATGAACTTCGGGGTCTGGTGGGACGGCGACCTGCTGCGCGAGCCGATGGGCAGCCGCGCCGTCCAGAAGTGGATTCCTGCGACCCGCACGTTCGCGACCCTGCTCGACGCCGGGGCCTACGGCGCGACCACCAATAACGGCACCAAGGCGACCCCGGTGCTCAGCGCCGACCTGTTCGGCGACTGGCGCGAGGAGATTGTCTTCCGCAACACCGGCAACACCGAGCTGATGGTGTTCAGCACCACCATCCCGACCGGCACCCGCATCAACACCCTGATGCACAACCCGCAGTACCGCAGCCAGGTGGCGGCGCAGAACGCCGGCTACAACCAGCCGCCGCACACCAGTTTCTACCTCGGACACGGCGCCAGCGCCTTCCCGCAGGAGCCGGTGCATGTGCCCTACGACGGCAGCGGCACCGTGCAGGCCGAGACCGCGATCGTGAGCGGCAATACGGCCGTCAAGGCCGACCGCGCCGGCTACCGCCACCTGGGCTTCCTGAACTTCCCCCTGAAGGGCGGCGCTGCCGAATTCCAGCGCATCAACGGCGGGGCGGGCGGGGTCAAGACCATCACGATCCGCTACGCCAACGGCAACCCGACGCCGCGCACCGGCGTCCTGCGCGTGAACGGCCAGCCCCAGGCGATCAGCTTCAGGATCACCGGCAGCTGGACCGCCTGGACCACGATGGCCGCCACGGTCAACTTGGCGCCGGGGCAGGCCAATACGCTGCGCTTCGAATCGACCGGCCAGGGCCTGGGCAATATCGACGAACTGATCGTCCCCTGA
- a CDS encoding DUF4982 domain-containing protein, translated as MLCLLCCLAAPALAQAGSIDLNRSWLFHRDDSGRLAGAQQVPLDAWTRVDLPHAAHIEPRVPAAPWQGSAFYKKMLVLKLRPGERAILRFEGVMNVADVWLNGRHLGQHLGGYLPFAFDVTDSLKTDGPNELVVRANNEDNPITGPKPLKQLDYIQHGGIYRGVKLLVKPAVHITDEILSGTPGGGGIFVSYPRADRQEAVVQVRAELSNTSAGAQLVTLRHTLARQGRIVAQAERQLRLAAGERRHVGMPIKLLQPKLWSPKAPHLYRLDSRVLADGVDDLVSTRIGVRRLAFEGGRLLLNGEPLRLRGVNRHQEYPHVGYALPQGADRRDARLIKQYGFDYVRLSHYPQSPAFMDAADELGLMVLPAIPGWQFYNPDPAFSRQALRTCADLIRRDRNHPSVLAWECSLNESQMPAALVQALHDTVHAEYPGDQAFSAGWMPQTYDIYLQARQHRIGSKHALPDKPLVVSEYGDWEYYAMNAGFNQGAWADLKPAERSSRQSLAQGEARLLQQARNVAEAHDDNLATRAFADGYWVMFDYARGYAPDLEESGAMSIERLPKFAAEFFRSQRDADQASARWGGGPMVFIASYWQADSSPRVRVFTNAEEVALILNGRLVARRKALPSASHPRLAHPPLEFDTGGFAPGELVALAYSQGRVVAEHRVRTPGEPVRLALSVDELGVPVTDGDLVFVRARLLDARGTVVPANGREVVFSAGPGTEIVGSSVAATEAGVASVLVRAGRQRISVQAQSSLPSGALTGRQ; from the coding sequence ATGCTCTGCTTGCTCTGCTGCCTGGCGGCGCCGGCGCTGGCGCAGGCGGGCAGCATCGACCTGAACCGGTCCTGGCTGTTCCATCGCGACGACAGCGGCCGGCTGGCCGGCGCGCAGCAGGTGCCGCTCGACGCCTGGACCCGGGTCGACCTGCCGCATGCGGCGCACATCGAGCCGCGCGTGCCGGCCGCGCCCTGGCAGGGCAGCGCGTTCTACAAGAAAATGCTGGTGCTGAAGCTGCGCCCGGGCGAGCGCGCCATCCTGCGCTTCGAGGGGGTGATGAACGTGGCCGACGTCTGGCTGAACGGGCGGCACCTGGGACAGCACCTGGGCGGCTACCTGCCGTTTGCCTTCGACGTCACCGACAGCCTGAAAACGGACGGGCCGAACGAACTGGTGGTCCGCGCCAACAACGAAGACAACCCGATCACCGGGCCGAAGCCGCTGAAGCAGCTCGACTATATCCAGCATGGCGGCATCTACCGCGGGGTCAAGCTGCTGGTCAAACCGGCGGTGCACATCACCGACGAAATCCTGTCGGGTACACCCGGCGGTGGCGGCATCTTCGTCAGCTATCCCCGCGCCGACCGGCAGGAAGCGGTGGTGCAGGTTCGGGCGGAGCTCAGCAATACCTCGGCAGGGGCGCAACTGGTGACCCTGCGTCACACCCTGGCCCGGCAGGGCAGGATTGTCGCCCAGGCCGAGCGGCAACTGCGCCTGGCGGCCGGCGAGCGCCGCCACGTCGGCATGCCGATCAAACTTCTGCAGCCGAAGCTGTGGTCGCCGAAGGCGCCGCATCTGTACCGGCTCGATTCCAGGGTGCTGGCGGACGGGGTTGACGACCTGGTGTCGACCCGGATCGGCGTGCGCCGCCTGGCCTTCGAGGGCGGGCGCCTGCTGCTCAACGGCGAACCGCTGCGCCTGCGCGGCGTCAACCGCCACCAGGAGTACCCCCATGTCGGCTACGCGCTCCCGCAAGGAGCCGACCGGCGCGATGCGCGCCTGATCAAGCAATACGGTTTCGATTACGTGCGCCTGTCGCACTACCCGCAGTCGCCGGCCTTCATGGATGCGGCCGACGAGCTGGGACTGATGGTGCTGCCCGCCATCCCCGGCTGGCAGTTCTACAACCCGGACCCGGCCTTCAGCCGGCAGGCGCTGCGTACCTGCGCCGACCTGATCCGGCGCGACCGCAACCATCCGAGCGTGCTGGCCTGGGAGTGCTCGCTGAACGAGAGCCAGATGCCGGCCGCGCTGGTGCAGGCGCTGCACGACACCGTGCATGCCGAATACCCGGGCGACCAGGCCTTCTCGGCCGGCTGGATGCCGCAGACCTACGACATCTACCTGCAGGCGCGCCAGCACCGCATCGGCAGCAAACACGCCCTGCCGGACAAGCCGCTGGTCGTGTCGGAATACGGCGACTGGGAATACTACGCGATGAACGCAGGCTTCAACCAGGGCGCGTGGGCCGATCTCAAGCCGGCCGAGCGCTCCAGCCGGCAGTCGCTGGCGCAGGGCGAGGCGCGCCTGCTGCAGCAGGCCCGGAACGTGGCCGAAGCGCACGACGACAACCTGGCGACCAGGGCCTTCGCGGACGGCTACTGGGTCATGTTCGACTACGCGCGCGGCTACGCCCCCGATCTCGAGGAATCCGGCGCGATGAGCATCGAGCGCCTGCCCAAGTTCGCCGCCGAGTTCTTCCGTTCGCAGCGCGACGCCGACCAGGCTTCGGCGCGCTGGGGAGGCGGGCCGATGGTCTTCATCGCCAGCTACTGGCAGGCCGATTCCTCGCCGCGCGTGCGCGTCTTTACCAATGCCGAGGAAGTGGCGCTTATCCTGAACGGCAGGCTGGTCGCGCGCCGCAAAGCGCTGCCGTCGGCCAGCCATCCGCGGCTGGCCCATCCGCCGCTGGAGTTCGACACCGGCGGCTTCGCGCCGGGCGAACTGGTGGCGCTGGCCTACAGCCAAGGCCGGGTGGTGGCCGAGCACCGGGTGCGCACCCCGGGCGAGCCGGTGCGCCTGGCGCTGTCGGTGGACGAACTGGGCGTGCCCGTCACGGACGGCGACCTGGTCTTCGTGCGCGCCCGCCTGCTCGATGCCAGGGGGACCGTCGTGCCGGCGAACGGCAGGGAGGTGGTGTTTTCGGCCGGCCCAGGCACCGAGATCGTCGGCAGCAGCGTGGCCGCCACCGAAGCCGGCGTTGCCAGTGTGCTGGTGCGCGCCGGGCGGCAGCGCATCAGCGTGCAGGCCCAATCCAGCCTGCCGAGCGGGGCACTGACGGGGCGCCAGTAG